From a single Aureimonas sp. AU20 genomic region:
- a CDS encoding transporter substrate-binding domain-containing protein, whose amino-acid sequence MDTKSLILGLTAATTLALASIPAQAAKLDDVLSRGKLVVGTGSTNAPWHFKDAGDTLQGFDIDMAKTVAKALFGDAEKVEFVNQSSDARIPNITTGKVDMTCQFMTVTGERAQQVNFTIPYYREGVGLMLKEGGQYADYAALKAAGSSVTIAVLQNVYAEELVHKALPEATVDQYDAQDLLYQALQSGRADAAATDQSSIAWYVTQNPGQYKDGGYGWSPQTYACAVAKGDQDWLNFVNTALHEAMTGVEFDTYAASFKKWFGKDLPPPAIGFPVEFK is encoded by the coding sequence GCGGCCAAGCTCGACGACGTGCTGTCGCGCGGCAAGCTCGTGGTCGGCACCGGCTCGACCAATGCGCCCTGGCACTTCAAGGACGCCGGCGACACGCTCCAGGGTTTCGACATCGACATGGCGAAGACCGTGGCCAAGGCCCTGTTCGGGGACGCGGAGAAGGTCGAGTTCGTCAACCAGTCCTCCGACGCACGCATCCCCAACATCACCACCGGCAAGGTCGACATGACCTGCCAGTTCATGACCGTGACGGGCGAGCGCGCCCAGCAGGTCAACTTCACCATTCCCTATTATCGCGAGGGCGTCGGCCTCATGCTGAAGGAGGGCGGCCAATATGCCGACTACGCCGCGCTGAAGGCCGCCGGCTCCTCCGTGACCATCGCCGTTCTCCAGAACGTCTATGCCGAGGAGCTCGTCCACAAGGCGCTGCCCGAGGCGACGGTGGACCAGTACGACGCGCAGGATCTTCTCTATCAGGCGCTGCAATCGGGCCGCGCGGACGCGGCGGCGACCGACCAGTCCTCCATCGCCTGGTACGTCACGCAGAACCCGGGCCAGTACAAGGACGGCGGCTACGGCTGGAGCCCGCAGACCTATGCCTGCGCCGTCGCCAAGGGCGACCAGGACTGGCTGAACTTCGTCAACACCGCGCTGCACGAGGCGATGACGGGCGTCGAGTTCGACACCTACGCCGCGTCCTTCAAGAAGTGGTTCGGCAAGGACCTGCCGCCCCCGGCGATCGGTTTCCCCGTCGAGTTCAAGTAA
- a CDS encoding amino acid ABC transporter permease, giving the protein MGYTLNFDAVWRNFDHLLWGLGLSLVLAFFAIGVGCALGLVLAFARTSRSRPLAALAGLYVTLLRNLPLLVLVLFSFFALPQLGLRLSKQSSFVLALALYSAAYLAEVFRGGLLGVPKGLREAGLAIGLTEGQIRRRIILPVMLRAVLPALGSTFIGLFKDTSLAAAIAVPELTFEARKINVETFRVIETWIVASGLYVATCSILAALLRRIEARLAVSR; this is encoded by the coding sequence ATGGGATACACGCTGAACTTCGACGCCGTCTGGCGAAACTTCGACCATCTGCTCTGGGGCCTCGGGCTCAGCCTGGTTCTGGCCTTCTTCGCCATCGGCGTCGGCTGCGCGCTGGGGCTGGTTCTGGCCTTCGCGCGCACCTCCCGCTCGCGGCCCCTCGCCGCGCTGGCCGGGCTCTATGTCACGCTGTTGCGCAACCTGCCGCTTCTGGTTCTCGTCCTATTTTCCTTCTTCGCCCTGCCGCAGCTCGGCCTGCGCCTGTCGAAGCAGAGCTCCTTCGTGCTGGCGCTGGCGCTCTACTCCGCCGCCTATCTGGCGGAGGTCTTTCGCGGCGGGCTGCTCGGCGTGCCCAAGGGCCTGCGCGAAGCGGGGCTCGCCATCGGTCTGACCGAAGGGCAGATCCGCCGTCGCATCATCCTGCCCGTCATGCTGCGGGCCGTCCTGCCGGCGCTGGGCAGCACCTTCATCGGCCTGTTCAAGGACACCTCGCTCGCGGCCGCGATCGCGGTTCCCGAACTCACCTTCGAAGCGCGCAAGATCAATGTCGAGACCTTTCGCGTCATCGAGACCTGGATCGTGGCGAGCGGGCTCTATGTCGCGACCTGCTCGATCCTCGCCGCCCTTCTGCGCCGCATCGAGGCGCGCCTCGCCGTTTCGCGATAA
- a CDS encoding amino acid ABC transporter permease — protein MNPPPSFLDLVWLARWPLLYGLGTTVAISLLAIAGGTVIGTLLGLALTYGNRFVRIVARAYTDFVRGTPVLVLVLASFYILGTIGLDLSAFQAGVLALTVFCSSHVGEITRGALQTLPKGQTEAAKAIGLTFGQTFRYVLGPQALRLSLPPLVNTGAEMVKASTLLSVIGVAELLLRTQEVISRTFQSLPFYLLAGLLYFTVNFAIERLGRLVERRLSAA, from the coding sequence ATGAACCCGCCTCCCTCCTTTCTCGACCTCGTGTGGCTGGCCCGCTGGCCGCTGCTCTATGGCCTCGGCACGACGGTCGCCATCTCGCTGCTGGCAATTGCCGGGGGCACGGTCATCGGCACGCTGCTCGGCCTGGCGCTGACCTATGGCAACCGCTTCGTGCGCATCGTCGCGCGCGCCTATACCGATTTCGTGCGCGGCACGCCGGTGCTCGTTCTGGTTCTGGCGAGCTTCTACATCCTCGGCACGATCGGGCTGGACCTCTCGGCCTTTCAGGCAGGCGTCCTGGCGCTCACCGTCTTCTGCTCCTCGCATGTCGGCGAGATCACGCGTGGCGCGTTGCAGACCCTGCCCAAAGGACAGACGGAAGCGGCCAAGGCCATCGGCCTCACCTTCGGCCAGACCTTTCGCTACGTGCTGGGGCCGCAGGCGCTTCGCCTTTCCCTTCCCCCGCTGGTCAACACGGGCGCGGAGATGGTGAAGGCCTCGACGCTTCTTTCCGTCATCGGCGTTGCCGAACTGCTCCTGCGCACGCAGGAGGTCATTTCCCGAACCTTCCAGAGCCTGCCCTTCTATCTCCTGGCCGGGCTTCTCTACTTCACCGTCAACTTCGCCATCGAGCGCCTCGGCCGTCTGGTCGAGCGTCGCCTGAGCGCTGCCTGA
- a CDS encoding amino acid ABC transporter ATP-binding protein: MTANLLEIRGLRKSYGPVEVLKGVDCDVKPGEVISIIGSSGSGKTTMLRCVNMLEEFEGGTIRIDGEEIGFETVNGQRRRKAEKDIARQRALTGMAFQQFNLFPHMTALENVTLGLTLVRKLGREEARALGEKWLDRVGLLARKDHHPSKLSGGQQQRVAIARAIAMSPRLMLFDEVTSALDPELVAEVLQVVRSLAEEGMTMLLVTHEMRFAHDVSSRVIFMNQGSIGEEGNPREMFASPRTERLAAFLQSSRFD, from the coding sequence ATGACCGCCAATCTTCTGGAGATCCGGGGCCTGCGAAAGAGCTATGGCCCGGTCGAGGTGCTCAAGGGCGTCGACTGCGACGTGAAACCCGGCGAGGTGATCTCGATCATCGGTTCGTCGGGCTCGGGCAAGACCACGATGCTTCGCTGCGTCAACATGCTGGAGGAGTTCGAGGGCGGCACGATCCGCATCGACGGCGAGGAGATCGGCTTCGAGACCGTGAACGGCCAGCGCCGGCGCAAGGCCGAGAAGGACATCGCCCGCCAGCGCGCGCTGACCGGCATGGCCTTTCAGCAGTTCAACCTCTTCCCGCACATGACGGCCCTGGAAAACGTCACGCTCGGCCTCACGCTCGTGCGCAAGCTCGGCCGCGAGGAGGCGCGCGCGCTCGGCGAAAAATGGCTAGACCGCGTCGGCCTCCTCGCGCGCAAGGACCACCACCCCTCCAAGCTTTCGGGCGGCCAGCAGCAGCGCGTCGCCATCGCCCGCGCCATCGCCATGAGCCCGCGCCTCATGCTGTTCGACGAGGTGACCTCGGCTCTCGATCCCGAACTCGTCGCCGAGGTGCTTCAGGTCGTGCGAAGCCTTGCCGAGGAGGGCATGACCATGCTTCTCGTCACCCACGAGATGCGCTTCGCTCACGACGTGTCGAGCCGCGTCATCTTCATGAACCAGGGCAGCATCGGCGAGGAAGGGAACCCGCGCGAGATGTTCGCCTCGCCCCGAACCGAGCGGCTTGCCGCCTTTCTTCAGTCGTCGCGCTTCGACTGA
- a CDS encoding RidA family protein, with protein MTLTRYGGGGKGAGGQPLPFARAVEADGWLYVSGQVAMENGEIVPGGIVEQTHRTMQNVIAILTEAGYGLEDVVRVGVWLDDPRDFWSFNGVYATYFKDHPPARACVQSSMMVDCKVEIDCVAFKRK; from the coding sequence ATGACACTCACTCGCTATGGCGGCGGCGGCAAGGGCGCCGGCGGACAGCCCCTCCCCTTCGCGCGGGCCGTGGAAGCCGACGGCTGGCTCTACGTGTCGGGCCAGGTCGCGATGGAGAACGGCGAGATCGTGCCGGGCGGCATCGTCGAGCAGACCCACCGCACCATGCAGAACGTCATCGCGATTCTCACCGAGGCCGGCTACGGGCTGGAGGACGTGGTGCGCGTCGGCGTATGGCTGGACGATCCCCGCGACTTCTGGAGCTTCAACGGCGTCTACGCCACCTATTTCAAGGACCATCCGCCGGCCCGGGCCTGTGTCCAGTCCTCCATGATGGTGGACTGCAAGGTCGAGATTGACTGCGTGGCCTTCAAGCGGAAATAA
- a CDS encoding IclR family transcriptional regulator, with translation MDKRVEETANRRARGLERAFDILDCLREAGRPLRANEIAVAMGAPRSTIYELVGLLLKIGILESVGGEGRVFLGGRLFLYGQAYGDQSGLPDRVAALLEGIVAETQETAQFCLLDGDKYTVAMMREGSRPFRISSSVGERTPIPWTASGRLLLGRMSEAEIRAFVPPEDFRLPSGEWLDPSLFATEAHEAVARGYFTFDSIVDSYTHCFAVPVTLRDGTIAATLCLVAPKNDALRNHADYILRLQKAAGLLGAVYAEGAKLQPPTPIRRA, from the coding sequence ATGGACAAGCGCGTGGAGGAGACCGCGAACCGCAGGGCCCGTGGGCTCGAACGGGCGTTCGACATTCTCGACTGTCTGCGCGAGGCGGGGCGCCCGCTTCGCGCCAACGAGATCGCCGTCGCAATGGGCGCGCCGCGCTCCACCATCTACGAGCTTGTCGGCCTGCTTCTGAAGATCGGCATTCTGGAATCGGTCGGCGGCGAAGGCCGCGTCTTTCTCGGCGGCCGCCTGTTTCTCTACGGGCAAGCCTATGGCGATCAGTCCGGCCTGCCGGACCGCGTCGCGGCGCTGCTGGAAGGCATCGTCGCCGAAACGCAGGAAACCGCGCAGTTCTGTCTATTGGACGGCGACAAGTACACGGTCGCTATGATGCGCGAGGGCTCGCGCCCGTTTCGCATCTCCTCCAGCGTCGGCGAACGCACGCCCATTCCCTGGACGGCCTCGGGGCGGCTTCTTCTCGGCCGCATGAGCGAGGCGGAAATCCGTGCCTTCGTGCCGCCCGAGGATTTTCGCCTGCCCTCCGGCGAATGGCTGGACCCGTCCCTCTTCGCGACGGAAGCGCACGAAGCGGTGGCCAGAGGCTACTTCACCTTCGATTCCATCGTAGACAGCTACACACATTGTTTCGCCGTTCCGGTGACGCTGCGGGACGGGACGATTGCGGCGACACTCTGCCTCGTCGCGCCGAAGAACGACGCTCTGCGCAACCATGCCGATTATATCCTGCGCCTCCAGAAAGCGGCCGGTCTGCTCGGCGCGGTCTATGCCGAAGGCGCGAAGCTGCAGCCGCCGACGCCGATCCGGCGCGCCTGA
- a CDS encoding MarR family winged helix-turn-helix transcriptional regulator has translation MTERHLKGNSVGLTPGEIRTLDYVMRHRSTRQVVLAERMGIEPMTLSVYLDRLEAFDLVERKKDPGDRRLKLVEPTANAVKVVGDLEPTLAEIYRVMAHGIDQDELTKVATGLQAIHANLTKPPAAVPIAAGF, from the coding sequence ATGACAGAACGCCATTTGAAGGGGAACAGCGTTGGCTTGACGCCGGGTGAGATAAGGACCCTGGATTATGTCATGCGCCATCGGAGCACCCGGCAGGTCGTCCTGGCCGAGCGAATGGGAATCGAGCCCATGACCTTGTCGGTCTATCTCGACCGGCTGGAAGCGTTCGATCTCGTGGAGCGCAAGAAGGACCCGGGCGACCGGCGCCTCAAGCTCGTCGAACCCACCGCCAACGCGGTCAAGGTCGTCGGCGATCTCGAGCCCACGCTGGCGGAGATCTACCGCGTCATGGCCCATGGCATCGATCAGGACGAGTTGACGAAAGTCGCCACCGGGCTGCAGGCGATCCATGCCAATCTGACCAAGCCCCCGGCCGCCGTTCCGATCGCCGCCGGGTTTTGA
- a CDS encoding glutathione S-transferase family protein: MGELILTTFDWVPEQPRGFVRDLRVRWALEEAGFPYRVESVPFADRSPEHFAQQPFGQVPWLRDGALSIFESGAILLHMAERSESLMPRDPPGRSRTIEWLFAALNSVEMASLPWALVRFSGDTTPSPGRAQLDAFLDIRLRHMETVLSERDWLTPRFGVADILMVDVLRLVDRFEGLAHHPACRAYLARGTERPAFAKALADQMAHFALADQRRAHRL; this comes from the coding sequence ATGGGCGAGCTGATCCTGACGACTTTCGACTGGGTGCCGGAACAGCCGCGCGGCTTCGTGCGCGATCTCAGGGTCCGCTGGGCGCTGGAGGAGGCCGGCTTTCCCTACCGAGTCGAAAGCGTGCCCTTTGCCGATCGCTCGCCCGAGCATTTCGCGCAGCAGCCTTTCGGTCAGGTGCCATGGCTGCGCGACGGCGCGCTCTCGATCTTCGAGAGCGGGGCGATCCTTCTTCATATGGCCGAGCGCAGCGAGTCGCTCATGCCGCGCGATCCGCCGGGACGAAGCCGCACGATCGAATGGCTGTTCGCCGCTCTCAACTCGGTCGAGATGGCAAGCCTGCCCTGGGCGCTGGTCCGGTTTTCCGGTGACACCACGCCCTCGCCCGGCCGGGCGCAACTCGACGCCTTCCTCGACATTCGGCTTCGGCATATGGAAACCGTCCTGTCGGAGCGGGACTGGCTGACCCCTCGCTTCGGGGTGGCCGACATTCTGATGGTCGATGTTCTGCGCCTCGTCGATCGGTTCGAAGGGCTCGCCCACCATCCCGCCTGCCGCGCCTATCTCGCCCGAGGAACGGAGCGACCTGCCTTCGCAAAGGCGCTGGCCGACCAGATGGCGCATTTCGCGCTGGCGGACCAGCGGCGCGCGCATCGGCTCTGA
- a CDS encoding GGDEF domain-containing protein → MDLHTLHVSSALTNITCGVVLAVAWCVREEKSYLGWWSVSFMLFAVGLLSQIEGSNHPAIGALTYTFLIAGTLLMLSGFRSFDERPAFSGLMLVSLPLPPIVYLALLKLLPGTDWPELATFVVSCLISVQIPFYVLTQNHDRLAFRWVAGSAFTVQLVFTVTVLLWGSALITPENVTLAISLSDQVCSTIVIACVLGMVIERDNHRLDRIAHQDALTGCLNRAGLLSYKEVATGPHGVLVADFDHFKQLNDQYGHAAGDEALRVFVRRADACLPQGAVLARSGGEEFVALLPGASTAEAERIAIGLRDAVRAGGLEFEGATIPFTISVGVAEVAAGEMIRAGIRRADAALYQAKRDGRDRVAVFEDAPPAKDALVTA, encoded by the coding sequence ATGGATTTGCATACGCTTCATGTGTCGAGTGCGCTGACGAATATAACCTGCGGCGTCGTTCTCGCCGTCGCCTGGTGCGTTCGCGAGGAGAAGTCCTATCTCGGCTGGTGGTCCGTGTCCTTCATGCTGTTCGCCGTCGGTCTGCTCTCGCAGATCGAGGGTTCGAATCATCCCGCCATCGGCGCGCTGACCTACACGTTTCTGATCGCTGGAACGCTTCTGATGCTCTCGGGCTTTCGCAGCTTCGACGAAAGGCCAGCCTTTTCCGGCCTCATGCTCGTGTCGCTGCCCCTCCCCCCGATCGTCTATCTCGCGCTTCTCAAACTCCTTCCCGGAACAGACTGGCCGGAGCTCGCCACCTTCGTCGTCAGCTGCCTGATCTCGGTCCAGATTCCCTTCTACGTGCTGACGCAGAACCATGATCGCCTGGCGTTTCGCTGGGTCGCGGGTTCGGCCTTCACCGTGCAGCTGGTCTTCACGGTCACGGTGCTGCTCTGGGGCTCGGCGCTGATCACGCCCGAAAACGTCACGCTCGCCATCTCGCTCAGCGACCAGGTGTGCAGCACGATCGTCATCGCCTGCGTGCTCGGCATGGTGATCGAACGCGACAACCACCGGCTCGACCGGATCGCCCATCAAGACGCGCTGACCGGGTGCCTCAACCGCGCGGGCCTCCTGTCCTACAAGGAAGTCGCCACCGGGCCGCATGGCGTACTGGTGGCCGATTTCGATCATTTCAAGCAGTTGAACGACCAGTACGGCCATGCCGCCGGCGACGAGGCGCTGCGCGTCTTCGTCCGCCGCGCGGACGCCTGCCTGCCGCAGGGCGCCGTGCTCGCCCGCTCCGGCGGGGAGGAGTTCGTGGCCCTTCTGCCAGGGGCATCCACGGCCGAGGCGGAGCGGATCGCGATCGGCCTCAGGGATGCGGTCCGCGCGGGCGGGCTCGAGTTCGAGGGTGCCACTATTCCCTTCACCATCAGCGTCGGCGTGGCCGAGGTGGCGGCGGGCGAGATGATCCGGGCCGGGATCAGGCGGGCCGACGCCGCGCTCTACCAAGCCAAGCGCGACGGGCGGGATCGGGTCGCGGTCTTTGAGGACGCGCCGCCGGCCAAGGATGCGCTCGTCACCGCCTGA
- a CDS encoding putative bifunctional diguanylate cyclase/phosphodiesterase has product MAEVKHVLQEEIDAVDAELRRGPFARPSAALRQRFWTSRREARRQASWYGYHLSALVYLIFSLLDIVTLPDVAPYTVAARFVVAATSLSLFRSLYRRDASPERLDAVCCSGIVVAFLGWFVASSFSADSDVVGFYRVFGAIFMMGANLFFAFRFSAALATSTTILAAVLATHWVDARTDRISDVAYIVFYLSCFALTVYVNFKTNREHYRTFLNSHRASLLQRVSDDAHEELTVLSKTDPLTGVANRRAIDDQLNERWTGWKARQEPFAVALVDVDFFKNFNDWYGHVQGDACLVRVAEVLASIAGRHRGHVGRYGGEEFILVVPTGHSPDPQGFGNAICAGIIEAGMEHICRRDGVAVVTVSVGVSTSGLHALETVEQLVQQADQALYRAKEQGRNQASVFNAGDAVRSDETEFVAGLLKIALERQLLSVAYQPIYGCASGQIESMECLMRLRTLEGKPIPPPTFVPIAEEIGLIIPLGLWIIERVCREILVPGLAPTASVNVSAVQLGVPGFALEVSKILLRTGVPGHRLVIEITEGLDLDLDSDALRTIADIKALGVKLWLDDFGTGFAGLSWLRQIAFDAVKIDKSFLRDIDDPEGRRFLIDIVSLIRNRGAGIIMEGIETPAHLDFARESGVDQLQGYLLGYPAPLSTLLAHKSASGTA; this is encoded by the coding sequence ATGGCAGAGGTCAAGCACGTGCTGCAGGAGGAGATCGACGCCGTGGATGCCGAACTGCGGCGGGGCCCGTTCGCGCGCCCGTCCGCAGCCCTGAGGCAGCGCTTCTGGACCTCCCGCCGCGAGGCGCGCCGCCAAGCGAGCTGGTACGGCTACCACCTCTCGGCGCTGGTCTATCTCATATTCTCGCTGCTGGACATCGTGACCTTGCCCGATGTCGCGCCCTACACGGTGGCGGCGCGCTTCGTGGTCGCCGCGACGAGCCTCAGCCTGTTTCGCAGCCTCTACCGGCGCGATGCCTCGCCCGAACGCCTCGATGCTGTCTGTTGCTCCGGCATCGTCGTGGCATTCCTCGGCTGGTTCGTCGCCTCTTCCTTTTCCGCCGACAGCGATGTCGTTGGGTTCTATCGGGTGTTCGGCGCCATCTTCATGATGGGCGCGAATCTCTTCTTCGCGTTCCGCTTTTCCGCCGCGCTCGCCACCAGCACCACGATCCTCGCCGCCGTCCTGGCGACCCATTGGGTCGACGCGCGGACCGACCGCATTTCCGACGTCGCCTATATCGTCTTCTATCTCTCGTGCTTCGCGCTTACCGTCTACGTCAACTTCAAGACGAACCGTGAGCACTACCGCACCTTCCTGAACTCGCACCGGGCGAGCCTTCTGCAACGCGTCAGCGACGACGCGCACGAGGAACTGACCGTCCTGTCCAAGACCGACCCGCTGACGGGCGTCGCCAATCGGCGCGCCATCGACGATCAGCTGAACGAGCGTTGGACCGGCTGGAAGGCGCGGCAGGAGCCCTTCGCCGTCGCGCTGGTGGATGTCGACTTCTTCAAGAACTTCAACGACTGGTACGGGCATGTCCAGGGCGATGCCTGCCTCGTCCGCGTGGCCGAGGTTCTGGCCTCGATCGCCGGTCGGCACCGGGGCCATGTCGGGCGCTATGGCGGTGAGGAGTTCATCCTGGTCGTACCGACCGGCCACTCGCCCGACCCGCAAGGGTTCGGCAACGCGATCTGCGCGGGGATCATCGAAGCGGGCATGGAGCATATCTGTCGGAGGGACGGCGTCGCCGTGGTGACGGTCAGCGTCGGCGTCTCCACCAGCGGCCTCCACGCGCTGGAAACCGTGGAACAACTGGTGCAGCAGGCCGATCAGGCGCTGTACCGCGCCAAGGAGCAGGGCCGCAATCAGGCCTCCGTCTTCAACGCGGGGGATGCCGTTCGCTCCGACGAGACCGAGTTCGTCGCCGGCCTGTTGAAGATCGCGTTGGAGCGCCAGCTCCTGTCTGTCGCCTACCAGCCGATCTACGGCTGCGCGAGCGGGCAGATCGAATCCATGGAATGCCTGATGCGGCTGAGGACGCTGGAGGGCAAGCCGATCCCGCCCCCGACCTTCGTGCCGATCGCCGAGGAGATCGGGCTCATCATTCCGCTCGGCCTCTGGATCATCGAGCGCGTGTGCCGCGAGATCCTGGTGCCCGGCCTTGCGCCGACCGCCAGCGTCAACGTCTCGGCCGTGCAGCTCGGCGTGCCCGGCTTCGCGCTGGAAGTGTCGAAGATCCTGCTGCGCACGGGCGTGCCCGGCCATCGGCTGGTGATCGAGATCACCGAAGGGCTGGACCTCGACCTCGATTCCGACGCGCTGCGCACCATCGCCGACATCAAGGCCCTCGGCGTGAAGCTCTGGCTGGACGATTTCGGCACCGGCTTCGCCGGCCTGTCCTGGCTGCGCCAGATCGCCTTCGACGCCGTGAAGATCGACAAATCCTTCCTTCGAGACATCGACGATCCCGAGGGCCGGCGCTTCCTGATCGACATCGTGTCGCTCATTCGCAACCGGGGCGCGGGGATCATCATGGAAGGGATCGAGACGCCGGCCCATCTCGATTTCGCCCGCGAAAGCGGCGTGGATCAGTTGCAGGGCTATCTCTTAGGCTATCCCGCGCCGCTCTCCACCCTTCTCGCCCATAAGAGCGCTTCCGGCACCGCCTGA
- a CDS encoding NUDIX domain-containing protein, protein MSIAHRIRVEDVTVLSDDWYVLRKTRFHFQRSDGTWQHQSRETYDRGNGATILLYDPSRRTVVLTRQFRYPAFVNGHDDLLIEAPAGLLDRAEPEARIRAEVEEETGFRVREVREVFDAFMSPGSVTERLHFFVGAYEPGDRASQGGGIAEEGEDIAVMELGIEEALAMVASGTIRDGKTIMLLQHAALHLFAAPAPAPAAEGG, encoded by the coding sequence ATGAGCATTGCCCATCGCATCCGCGTCGAGGACGTGACCGTCCTGTCGGACGACTGGTACGTCCTGCGAAAGACGCGCTTCCATTTCCAACGCAGCGACGGAACGTGGCAGCATCAGTCCCGCGAGACCTACGACCGGGGCAACGGGGCGACCATCCTCCTCTACGATCCGAGCCGGCGTACGGTGGTTCTCACCCGCCAGTTCCGCTACCCCGCCTTCGTCAACGGGCATGACGACCTCCTGATCGAGGCGCCCGCCGGGCTGCTCGACCGGGCCGAGCCGGAAGCGCGCATCCGCGCCGAGGTGGAGGAGGAAACTGGGTTCCGGGTCCGTGAGGTGCGCGAGGTCTTCGACGCCTTCATGAGTCCGGGCTCGGTAACGGAGCGGCTGCACTTCTTCGTCGGCGCCTACGAGCCGGGCGACCGCGCCTCGCAGGGCGGCGGCATCGCGGAGGAGGGGGAGGACATCGCGGTGATGGAACTCGGCATCGAGGAGGCGCTGGCGATGGTCGCGAGCGGCACGATCCGCGACGGCAAGACGATCATGCTCCTGCAACATGCCGCGCTCCATCTCTTCGCGGCCCCGGCCCCGGCCCCGGCTGCGGAGGGAGGCTGA
- a CDS encoding DeoR/GlpR family DNA-binding transcription regulator codes for MLTSERKALIQEVLRRDGRLVAKSFAQQLGLSEDTIRRDLRELAGEGLLQRVHGGALPASPAVADFSVRAEAGSAVKQALGRAGARLIQPGQIVFLDGGTTNVQLARALPPDIKLTVVTHSPSIAVELTRHPLVEVELIGGRLFKHSVVTLGSASAEAIARIRVDLYFMGVTGLHPETGATTGDGEEAAHKRLISRQSAETIVLAAGEKLGAASPYAIVPLAEITTLVTEAGLPPETLSPLRAAGLDIVEG; via the coding sequence ATGCTGACGTCGGAGCGCAAGGCGCTGATCCAGGAAGTTCTGCGCCGCGACGGCCGTCTGGTGGCGAAAAGCTTCGCGCAGCAGCTCGGCCTCTCCGAGGACACGATCCGCCGCGACCTGCGCGAGCTGGCCGGCGAGGGTCTGCTGCAAAGGGTGCATGGCGGCGCGCTGCCCGCCTCGCCGGCGGTCGCGGATTTTTCCGTGCGCGCCGAGGCCGGCTCGGCGGTCAAGCAGGCGCTCGGGCGGGCCGGGGCGCGGCTGATCCAGCCCGGGCAGATCGTGTTTCTGGATGGCGGCACGACGAATGTCCAACTGGCGCGCGCGCTCCCCCCCGACATTAAGCTGACGGTGGTGACGCACAGCCCCAGCATTGCGGTGGAACTGACGCGCCATCCGCTGGTGGAGGTCGAGCTGATCGGGGGTCGCCTGTTCAAGCACTCCGTCGTCACGCTCGGCTCCGCGAGCGCCGAGGCGATCGCGCGCATCCGGGTGGACCTTTATTTCATGGGCGTGACGGGCCTTCATCCCGAAACGGGCGCGACCACGGGCGATGGCGAGGAGGCCGCGCACAAGCGGCTGATCAGCCGCCAGTCGGCCGAGACGATCGTGCTCGCCGCGGGCGAAAAGCTCGGCGCGGCCTCGCCCTATGCCATCGTGCCGCTGGCGGAGATCACGACGCTCGTTACCGAAGCCGGGCTCCCACCGGAAACGCTGTCGCCCTTGCGCGCGGCGGGGCTCGACATCGTGGAGGGCTGA